The following are encoded together in the Desulfovibrio sp. Huiquan2017 genome:
- a CDS encoding AraC family transcriptional regulator, giving the protein MTRSPSKETAYVSALPFWGGVELLRARFVTQRFSRHFHEGFAVGCIEDGAMRFRYRGESVVAARGQVNLVVPGEPHDGHGAGEAGWTYRMFYLSPDALMAAARELVRRPELPHFRAGVLDDPALAACIDRTHRRLERPETSLMEKKTRLLGLLTAWIARHADDRRGAPRAGREHRAVNRAREIIEDRFAEDLPLSELAREAGLSPFHLVRVFERQLGVTPHAFLTQTRVERARRRLAGEGRVADIAMDCGFADQAHLTRLFKRQTGVTPANYRKMLQNS; this is encoded by the coding sequence ATGACCCGTTCACCGTCCAAGGAAACCGCGTACGTTTCAGCCTTGCCCTTCTGGGGCGGGGTGGAGTTGCTGCGCGCGCGGTTTGTGACCCAGCGCTTCTCCCGGCATTTTCACGAAGGGTTCGCCGTGGGCTGCATCGAAGACGGGGCCATGCGCTTCCGCTATCGCGGCGAATCCGTGGTGGCCGCGCGGGGCCAGGTCAACCTGGTGGTGCCGGGCGAGCCGCATGACGGCCACGGTGCCGGGGAAGCGGGCTGGACCTACCGCATGTTCTACCTTTCCCCGGACGCGCTCATGGCCGCCGCGCGCGAACTCGTACGCCGGCCGGAGCTCCCCCATTTCCGGGCGGGCGTGCTCGATGATCCGGCCCTGGCCGCGTGTATCGACCGTACCCACCGGCGTCTGGAACGACCGGAGACCTCGCTCATGGAGAAGAAGACCCGCCTGCTCGGGCTGCTCACGGCCTGGATAGCGCGGCACGCGGACGACCGCCGGGGCGCGCCCCGGGCCGGGCGGGAGCACCGGGCCGTGAACCGGGCCCGCGAGATCATCGAGGACCGCTTCGCCGAGGACCTGCCCCTGTCGGAGCTGGCCCGCGAGGCCGGGCTGTCTCCCTTCCACCTGGTCCGCGTTTTCGAGCGGCAGCTCGGCGTCACGCCCCACGCCTTTCTGACCCAGACCCGGGTGGAGCGCGCCCGTCGCCGCCTGGCCGGGGAAGGCCGCGTGGCGGACATCGCCATGGACTGCGGATTCGCGGACCAGGCGCACCTGACCCGGCTGTTCAAGCGCCAGACCGGGGTCACGCCCGCCAACTACCGCAAGATGCTTCAAAACTCCTAG
- a CDS encoding DUF2157 domain-containing protein has protein sequence MKFTQKDLDEAVRAGVIARETRDALVAFLEDGHEGAPAFTMTNVLYYLGGLIVIGAMTIFVTDAWGRLGGPGHLLIGAGYGLAFLFMGNWLWQGRGQRVPGGILVTAAVCMTPLTVYGMQEMYGGWMWGDPGMYLDFFHWIRRGWFFMEVGTVVAGLLALRRFRFPFITLPIAFCLWFMSMDLTAVLYGPDFSWDQRKIVSLWFGLAMLVTGYLVDRRTRQDFAFWLYLFGMLAFWGGLTSLDSDSELGKFAYCGVNLLLMGVSVVLQRRVFIVFGALGVSIYLGHLAADVFDDTLSFSFALSGLGLLVILAGLQYHKHREAIEEKTLRLLPAAIRRTLPRYR, from the coding sequence ATGAAGTTCACGCAAAAGGACCTGGACGAGGCGGTGCGGGCGGGCGTCATCGCGCGGGAGACGCGCGACGCCCTGGTGGCCTTTCTCGAGGACGGGCACGAGGGCGCTCCGGCCTTCACCATGACCAACGTGCTCTACTACCTCGGCGGGCTCATCGTCATCGGGGCCATGACCATCTTCGTCACCGACGCCTGGGGGCGGCTCGGCGGGCCGGGGCATCTGCTCATAGGCGCGGGCTACGGGCTGGCCTTCCTGTTCATGGGCAATTGGCTGTGGCAGGGCAGGGGGCAGCGCGTGCCCGGCGGCATCCTGGTCACGGCCGCGGTCTGCATGACCCCGCTGACCGTTTACGGCATGCAGGAGATGTATGGCGGCTGGATGTGGGGCGACCCCGGCATGTACTTGGATTTCTTCCACTGGATCAGACGCGGCTGGTTCTTCATGGAGGTCGGCACGGTCGTGGCGGGCCTGCTGGCCCTGCGCCGGTTCCGGTTTCCGTTCATCACCCTGCCCATCGCGTTCTGCCTGTGGTTTATGTCCATGGACCTGACGGCCGTGCTCTACGGCCCGGACTTTTCCTGGGACCAGCGCAAGATCGTCTCCCTGTGGTTCGGGCTGGCCATGCTCGTGACCGGCTATCTGGTCGACCGCCGCACCCGGCAGGACTTCGCCTTCTGGTTGTACCTGTTCGGCATGCTGGCCTTCTGGGGCGGGCTGACGAGCCTGGACAGCGACTCGGAGCTGGGCAAGTTCGCCTACTGCGGCGTCAACCTGCTGCTCATGGGCGTCTCCGTGGTTTTGCAGCGGCGGGTGTTCATCGTCTTCGGGGCCCTGGGCGTGTCCATCTACCTCGGGCACCTCGCGGCGGACGTGTTCGACGACACCCTGTCCTTTTCCTTCGCCCTGAGCGGGCTGGGGTTGCTCGTCATCCTGGCCGGGCTTCAGTACCACAAGCATCGGGAGGCCATCGAGGAGAAAACCCTGCGCCTGCTCCCGGCAGCCATCCGGCGAACGCTCCCCCGCTATCGTTAA
- the argS gene encoding arginine--tRNA ligase has protein sequence MRAKTHLEAALKQALDGLGLPWPDKAVIEPPKDSAFGDMSANVAMLLAKEAKKAPRAVAEDIKAALADDPLIEKIEIAGPGFLNFTFAPVFWQKTVGVILNQGAAYGSSTLGNGTKVQVEYVSANPTGPLHIGHGRGAALGDALTRILEKAGYDVEAEYYINDAGRQMRILGGSILYRARQDAGLDPAEPEDYYKGAYISDIARDLTGLRPDLLELPEEEAVEVCKEYGKDVILQGIKDDLAAFHVRHDVWFSEKSLVDDGKVDETFADLTASGMGYAADGAFWFKSTELGDDKDRVLRKSNGDTTYFASDIAYHDNKFKRGFDLVIDIWGADHHGYVPRMMAACEALGKPGGLSVILVNLVNLLRDGQPIAMSTRAGQFETLKDVVDEVGSDAARFMFLSRKSDSKLDFDLELVKQKSMDNPVYYVQYAHARICSLDKKAKEAGIHAAAVSPASLALLDTEWDMETLKLLDQYPDYVEAAARTQSPHLISMYLQELASTLHRYYTNCHVLSAEPEVASARLMLLDSVAGVVKNGLGLLGVNAPESM, from the coding sequence ATGAGAGCGAAGACACATTTGGAAGCGGCGTTGAAGCAGGCGCTGGACGGACTGGGCCTGCCGTGGCCGGACAAGGCGGTCATCGAACCGCCCAAGGACAGCGCCTTTGGCGATATGTCGGCAAACGTGGCCATGCTGCTGGCCAAAGAGGCCAAAAAGGCCCCACGCGCAGTGGCCGAGGACATCAAGGCGGCGCTCGCGGACGACCCGCTCATCGAGAAAATCGAGATCGCCGGTCCGGGCTTTTTGAATTTCACCTTTGCCCCGGTCTTCTGGCAGAAAACCGTGGGCGTGATCCTCAATCAGGGCGCAGCCTACGGCTCCTCAACCTTGGGCAACGGCACCAAGGTGCAGGTGGAGTACGTCTCCGCCAACCCCACCGGGCCGCTGCACATCGGGCACGGGCGCGGCGCGGCCCTCGGCGACGCCCTGACCCGCATCCTGGAGAAGGCCGGATATGACGTGGAGGCCGAGTACTACATCAACGACGCGGGCCGCCAGATGCGCATCCTGGGCGGGTCCATCCTCTACCGCGCCCGGCAGGACGCCGGACTCGACCCGGCCGAGCCCGAGGACTACTACAAGGGCGCATACATCTCCGACATCGCCCGCGACCTGACGGGCCTGCGCCCCGACCTTCTGGAACTCCCCGAGGAAGAGGCCGTCGAAGTCTGCAAGGAGTACGGCAAGGACGTCATCCTGCAAGGCATCAAGGATGACCTGGCCGCCTTCCATGTGCGCCACGACGTATGGTTCTCGGAGAAATCCCTGGTGGACGACGGCAAGGTGGACGAGACCTTCGCCGACCTGACCGCCTCGGGCATGGGCTATGCCGCGGACGGCGCGTTCTGGTTCAAGTCCACGGAGCTGGGCGACGACAAGGACCGCGTGCTGCGCAAGTCCAACGGGGACACCACCTATTTCGCGTCCGACATCGCCTACCACGACAACAAGTTCAAGCGCGGCTTCGATCTGGTCATCGACATCTGGGGCGCCGACCATCACGGCTACGTGCCGCGCATGATGGCCGCCTGTGAGGCGCTGGGCAAGCCGGGCGGCCTGTCCGTCATCCTGGTCAACCTGGTCAACCTGCTGCGCGACGGCCAGCCCATCGCCATGTCCACCCGCGCGGGCCAGTTCGAGACCCTCAAGGACGTGGTGGACGAGGTCGGCTCCGACGCGGCCCGGTTCATGTTCCTCTCGCGCAAATCCGACTCCAAGCTCGATTTCGACCTGGAGCTGGTCAAGCAGAAGTCCATGGACAACCCGGTCTACTACGTGCAATACGCCCATGCGCGCATCTGCTCGCTGGACAAAAAGGCCAAGGAAGCGGGCATCCATGCCGCGGCCGTAAGCCCGGCCTCCCTGGCCCTGCTCGATACCGAGTGGGACATGGAGACGCTCAAGCTCCTGGACCAGTACCCGGACTACGTGGAAGCCGCCGCGCGGACCCAGAGCCCGCACCTGATCTCCATGTATTTGCAAGAGCTTGCCTCGACGCTCCACAGGTACTATACCAATTGTCACGTACTCAGCGCCGAACCCGAAGTGGCTTCGGCCCGGCTCATGCTCCTCGACAGTGTGGCCGGGGTGGTCAAAAACGGCCTCGGCCTGCTGGGCGTCAACGCCCCGGAATCCATGTAG
- a CDS encoding SPOR domain-containing protein has translation MAENLEPKYKVKVPKLNAAKRKYEISLSLPGMISITGVGVLALTFFFVMGILIGRGYRPEADVPPLQEIMPGSEHGQMVGEASPPKVLTLEELDYQDRLKASPQQMLDTPVAAPKPAPKPEPKPEPAPKPAKPEAAPVKTETAAPAPDQPGEAVFDYVYQVASFRKVDMARSLSDKLAAAGLQAKIESGEAKGSTWHRVQVLHHGTPTSTTQMKAVLSRFGISKPLLKKKTAAR, from the coding sequence ATGGCGGAAAATCTGGAACCGAAATACAAGGTCAAGGTGCCCAAGCTCAACGCGGCCAAGCGGAAGTACGAGATATCCCTGTCCCTGCCCGGCATGATCAGCATCACCGGGGTGGGCGTCCTGGCCCTGACCTTCTTCTTCGTCATGGGCATCCTCATCGGACGCGGCTACCGGCCCGAGGCCGACGTCCCGCCGCTCCAGGAGATCATGCCCGGCAGCGAACACGGCCAGATGGTCGGGGAGGCTTCGCCACCCAAGGTCCTGACCCTTGAGGAACTGGACTACCAGGACCGACTGAAGGCTTCGCCCCAACAGATGCTCGACACCCCGGTGGCCGCGCCCAAGCCCGCGCCCAAACCCGAACCGAAGCCCGAACCCGCACCGAAACCGGCCAAGCCGGAGGCCGCGCCCGTCAAGACCGAGACCGCCGCGCCCGCCCCGGACCAGCCCGGCGAAGCCGTCTTCGATTACGTCTACCAGGTGGCCTCGTTCCGCAAGGTGGACATGGCCCGGTCGCTGAGCGACAAACTGGCCGCCGCCGGGTTGCAGGCCAAGATCGAGTCCGGCGAGGCCAAGGGCTCCACATGGCATCGCGTCCAGGTCCTGCATCACGGAACGCCGACATCCACCACCCAGATGAAGGCGGTCTTGTCCAGGTTCGGCATCAGCAAGCCATTGCTCAAGAAAAAGACCGCTGCCCGGTAA
- a CDS encoding alpha/beta hydrolase — protein sequence MTTVNTSSGPRQGTILFVHGALADERMWREHIEQLKSEFAATAVPLRHFGVNGAADRGEFGLNTHADDLAAEAVRLAVHGPVHMVAWSYGADAALNAVVRHPGRIASLLVYEPGYPGCLNEEEMHVFGRDAGAMFGQVFDLDAAGQTRQAVEALVDKSANRVGYFAAQPETTRGQQLENGHTLHRQLHQQETPNLGVKALSAIDIPLTVAWGEDSRLLFQAVSVGVARAVPPARIKSVARANHMLPVEDPRRFVGLVRDHLGARPRSKESEHA from the coding sequence ATGACGACGGTGAACACATCCTCCGGCCCCCGACAGGGGACCATCCTGTTCGTGCACGGCGCTCTGGCCGACGAGCGCATGTGGCGCGAGCACATCGAACAGCTCAAGAGCGAATTCGCGGCCACGGCCGTGCCCCTGCGCCATTTCGGCGTGAACGGCGCGGCGGACCGGGGCGAATTCGGCCTGAATACCCACGCGGACGATCTCGCGGCCGAGGCGGTCCGGCTGGCCGTCCACGGCCCGGTGCACATGGTCGCCTGGTCCTATGGCGCGGATGCGGCCCTCAACGCCGTGGTCCGCCACCCCGGCAGGATCGCCAGCCTGCTGGTCTACGAGCCGGGTTATCCTGGCTGCCTGAACGAGGAGGAGATGCACGTCTTCGGCCGCGACGCCGGGGCCATGTTCGGCCAGGTGTTTGATCTGGATGCGGCCGGACAGACCAGACAGGCCGTGGAGGCCCTCGTGGACAAGTCCGCCAACAGGGTGGGCTACTTCGCGGCCCAGCCCGAAACGACGCGCGGCCAACAGCTCGAAAACGGCCACACCCTGCATCGCCAACTGCATCAGCAGGAGACCCCGAACCTGGGCGTGAAGGCGCTCTCCGCGATCGACATCCCGCTTACCGTGGCCTGGGGCGAGGATTCCCGGCTGTTATTCCAGGCCGTGTCCGTGGGCGTAGCCCGCGCCGTGCCCCCGGCCCGCATCAAATCCGTGGCCCGGGCCAACCACATGCTTCCCGTCGAAGACCCGCGCAGGTTCGTGGGCCTCGTGCGCGATCACCTCGGGGCCCGACCCCGATCCAAGGAGTCCGAACATGCTTGA
- a CDS encoding CatB-related O-acetyltransferase, producing MLDPTTRHPMILPDGTVVKTVVNLNQVIDHPRMEIGDFSYYSNFNPVEDYAAAIAPYLFPLSPEKLIIGKFVQMAHGAIFVTSSANHAMNGFSTYPFWNFTMTPETGFDAVKALFNMPGRKGDTVIGNDVWLGMEAVVMPGVTVGDGAIIGARSVVTRDVPPYTVVAGNPAREVRSRFDRKTVDRLLAIRWWDWPLDRIKANLDAITGADLDALEG from the coding sequence ATGCTTGATCCCACCACCCGACACCCCATGATCCTGCCGGACGGCACAGTCGTGAAGACCGTGGTCAACCTGAACCAGGTCATCGACCATCCGCGCATGGAAATCGGCGACTTCAGCTACTACTCCAACTTCAATCCGGTGGAGGACTACGCGGCCGCCATCGCCCCGTATCTCTTCCCTCTCAGCCCGGAGAAACTGATCATCGGCAAATTCGTCCAGATGGCCCACGGCGCGATCTTCGTGACCAGTTCGGCCAACCACGCCATGAACGGGTTCTCCACCTACCCCTTTTGGAACTTCACCATGACCCCGGAGACCGGCTTCGATGCCGTCAAGGCCCTGTTCAACATGCCCGGACGCAAGGGCGACACGGTCATCGGCAACGATGTGTGGCTCGGCATGGAGGCCGTGGTCATGCCCGGCGTGACCGTGGGCGACGGCGCGATCATCGGCGCGCGCTCCGTGGTCACGCGGGACGTGCCCCCCTACACCGTGGTCGCGGGAAACCCCGCCCGGGAGGTCCGCTCGCGGTTCGACCGGAAGACCGTGGACCGGCTGCTCGCCATCCGCTGGTGGGACTGGCCGCTGGACCGGATCAAGGCCAACCTCGACGCCATTACGGGCGCGGACCTGGACGCCCTGGAGGGCTGA
- a CDS encoding queuosine precursor transporter has product MNELLWILFALMDLCMVLVVYRLFGKVGLFGLMVFNLLLCNIQVLKTVELFGLTTTLGNVLYASVFLSTDLLSEFYGKKEARKGVLLGFVTLVMMVGYMQIALYFQPAASDFAQPHLEALFGFLPRVALASMAAYLVSQLHDVWAFHAIRERTGEKHLWLRNNASTMISQLLDSAIFCIVAFWGVFPADVFMEILLSTYIIKVVVAALDTPFIYLAKHLFNKQHQVQSA; this is encoded by the coding sequence ATGAACGAGCTGTTATGGATACTGTTTGCATTGATGGACCTGTGCATGGTTCTGGTGGTGTACCGGCTGTTTGGCAAGGTGGGGCTGTTCGGCCTGATGGTCTTCAACCTGTTGCTGTGCAACATCCAGGTGTTGAAGACCGTGGAACTGTTCGGGCTGACCACGACGCTGGGCAACGTCTTGTATGCCAGCGTGTTTCTGTCCACGGATCTTCTGAGTGAATTCTACGGCAAGAAGGAGGCGCGCAAGGGCGTGCTCCTGGGGTTCGTGACCCTGGTGATGATGGTCGGCTACATGCAGATCGCGCTCTATTTCCAGCCCGCCGCGTCCGACTTCGCCCAGCCGCACCTGGAGGCCCTGTTCGGGTTCCTGCCTCGCGTGGCTCTGGCCTCCATGGCCGCGTACCTGGTTTCCCAACTGCACGACGTCTGGGCCTTCCACGCCATCCGCGAGCGCACGGGCGAAAAGCACCTGTGGCTGCGCAACAACGCCTCGACCATGATCAGCCAACTGCTTGACTCGGCGATCTTTTGCATCGTCGCCTTCTGGGGCGTGTTTCCGGCGGACGTGTTCATGGAAATCCTGCTGTCCACCTACATCATCAAGGTGGTGGTGGCCGCCCTGGATACCCCGTTCATCTATCTGGCCAAGCACCTGTTCAACAAGCAGCACCAGGTTCAGTCCGCTTAA
- a CDS encoding TetR/AcrR family transcriptional regulator has protein sequence MAQVLKENVRRSIAAAAESRFAEQGFESATIEAIARDAGVAAGTVYKYFPSKQALFRSIVTDEFVAELSRLTRERIAEFARPSGLEPGQDAMSGPSGDLLGFLARNRLKAVILLGWGQDTEYADFAPDYLRDMEAQTLAQAAEQFPRLEQTRTFRFMVRRILEESVRGTVAILSEFADEADIRRSFAAAMRCRIASINALVAWAMEGE, from the coding sequence ATGGCGCAGGTCCTCAAGGAGAACGTCCGCCGCAGCATTGCGGCCGCCGCAGAGTCGCGGTTCGCCGAACAAGGGTTCGAAAGCGCAACCATAGAGGCCATCGCCCGGGACGCGGGCGTGGCCGCAGGCACGGTGTACAAGTATTTCCCCAGCAAGCAGGCGCTGTTCCGCTCGATCGTCACGGACGAATTCGTGGCCGAGCTGTCGCGCTTGACCCGGGAGCGTATCGCCGAATTCGCCCGGCCCTCGGGTCTTGAGCCGGGGCAGGACGCCATGTCCGGTCCATCCGGCGACCTGCTTGGTTTCCTGGCCCGGAACCGGCTCAAGGCCGTCATCCTGCTGGGCTGGGGGCAGGACACGGAATACGCGGACTTCGCCCCGGACTATCTCCGGGACATGGAAGCCCAGACTCTGGCCCAGGCGGCCGAGCAGTTCCCCCGGCTCGAACAAACCCGGACATTCCGCTTCATGGTCCGGCGCATCCTGGAGGAATCGGTCCGGGGGACCGTGGCCATCCTCTCGGAATTCGCGGACGAAGCCGACATCCGCAGGTCGTTCGCCGCGGCCATGCGCTGCCGGATCGCAAGCATCAACGCCCTGGTGGCCTGGGCGATGGAGGGCGAATAG